GAGAATATAAAGAAATCGCTTGATGAGAGCAGGAAGGCTGAAGAAGAGGCATCAGTCAAATTAAAGGATGCAGAAAGAAAACTTTCAGCGTTATCTTCAGAGATTGAACAGATAAAGAGAAATACGGCAAAGCTTATTGAAGATGAGAAGAACAGGATAATAAAAGAGTCCGGCGACAAGGCACAGCGGATAATAGCGCAGAATGAGAAAAACATACGGTATGAGTATGAGAATTCTCTTAAAGAACTTAAAAGCGAGATGGTAAAAAATGCCGCAAAAATGGCTGAAGCGATACTTACGGAGAAAGTTTCAACTGAAGAGAGAAAACGCGTTTTTAATAAATATCTCTCTATGCTTGGAGGGATAAATTGATAAAGACCGCCACAGCAAGGAAATTTGCAAGAAGCTTAATCGAAGTTATCGAGAAAGAGGCTGACCTTGAAACGATTTACAGTGAGCTTGTTGCTCTTTCTGATCTGTTGCTCGGTTCTTCGGAGGCATTGAATTTCTTTTCAAATCCGGGTGTTCCGGCTGAAAGAAAAGAATTTGCAATGACAGAGATAACAGGAAAGATGGGATGCTCTGCTGTGACTAAGAGCTTTATGTTTGTACTCTTAAAGAAGAGATGCATAGGGCTTCTCAAAGAAATAACTGTGCAGTTTCTGTTGTCCATTGATGACGTGAAAAACCGGGTGAGGGGAAGCGTAACTGTGGCAGAGCCGCTTGACAGCGGGGAATATGCGCTCCTTCAGAAAAAACTTTCAGAAATAACACGCAAGGAAGTCGTTGTAAGCGTTGATGTTGACCCTTCGATCATAGGAGGTGTCATAACAAAGATCGGCAGCCTTGTAATAGACGGCAGCATAAAGAACCAGATAAAGCTTGTTCAGGAAAAATTATTAAACTGATTCAGGCTCATATAAGTTCAGGAAAGGAGAGATACAAAGATGCAAATCAGACCGGCAGAAATAAGCGAAATAATTAAGAAGCAGATTTCCGGCTATGAGAGTTCTCTGGAGGTTAATGAGGTTGGCTCTGTGATGATGGTTGGAGACGGGATTGCCCGCATATATGGCCTTGAAAAGGTCATGTACGGCGAGCTTCTTGAATTCCCTCACGGAGTTTTCGGGATGGCTCTTAACCTTGAAGAAGATAACGTCGGAGCTGTCATATTCGGAGCAGGCGAACATATAAAGGAAGGGGATACCGTAAAGCGAACGAAGAGAATCATAGAAGTGCCGGTCGGAGAGAGTCTCATAGGAAGGGTTGTAAATGCTCTTGGCCAGCCTATTGACGGGAAAGGACCGATAGACTCAAAAGAGTTTAGTCCCCTTGAAAGAATTGCTCCCGGAGTTGTTGACAGGCAGCCGGTTAAAGAACCTCTACAGACAGGTATTAAAGCCATAGACTCCATGATTCCCATAGGAAGAGGGCAGAGGGAACTTATAATAGGTGACAGACAGACGGGAAAGACTGCTGTTGCGCTCGATACAATAATAAACCAGAAGGGCAAGAATGTTATCTGTATTTATGTTGCGACAGGACAGAAGAAATCAACCATAGCTCAGGTTGTTAAGACACTTGAAGAATACGGCGCAATGGAGTTTACAATAATTGTAGTAGCATCAGCTTCCGAGCCTGCGCCGATGCAGTATATATCTCCATATGCAGGCTGTGCTATGGGAGAATATTTCAGGGATAAGGGAGGCCATGCGCTGGTAATATACGATGATCTCTCAAAACAGGCAGCAGCTTACCGTCAGCTCTCTCTCCTCCTCAGAAGACCTCCTGGACGTGAAGCATATCCGGGCGATGTTTTTTATCTCCACTCAAGGCTTCTTGAAAGGGCAGCAAAACTTAATAATTCTCTCGGAGGAGGCTCCCTTACTGCTCTTCCGATCATTGAGACTCAGGCAGGAGACGTTTCCGCTTACATACCGACAAATGTTATTTCCATCACAGACGGGCAGATATACCTCGAGACAGACCTTTTCTATTCAGGTATCAGACCGGCAATCAACGTAGGACTCTCAGTATCCCGAGTCGGTGGAAGTGCGCAGACAAAAGCAATGAAACAGGTTGCCGGAAGGCTGAGGCTGGATCTTGCACAGTATAGAGAAATGGCGGCTTTTGCCCAGTTTGGAAGCGAGCTCGACAAAGCAACTCAGGCGCAGCTCGCAAAAGGAGGAAGAATGGTTGAACTTCTGAAACAGGGACAATATGTTCCGGTTTCAGTTGGAAAACAGATAATAGTTCTTTTCTCAGGTATCAATGCCTTCCTTGATGATATTCCTATTGAAGAGTGCAAGAGATTTGAATCTGAGATGTTGCAATTCATAGATGGTAACCACCCGGGAATTATTGAGGAAATCGAGACGAAAAAAGAGATTACTAAAGAAACAGATGAAAAGCTTCGCGGGATCATCAAGGAATTTAAGGACAGCTTTGTTCAGACTGTTCGTAAATAAAAATCAAGAGAGCTTTAAATGCCAAGCCTAAGAGATATAAAAAGAAGAATAGTAAGTGTAAAGAAAACTGAACAGATAACAAAAGCCATGAAAATGGTTTCTGCCGCCAAGTTCAGACGCGCACAGGAGCGGATAATAGCAGCACGCCCCTATGGCAGAAGCATTGAAAAGGTTTTGCAGAGCCTTGTGATGAGGGCGGGCGGTGAGGATGTCCATCCGCTTCTTCGCCGCGGTGAGCCCGGTACTATCGAGCTTATTGTGATAACTGGAGACAAAGGGCTTTGCGGCGGTTTTAATAACAATGTTATCAAAGCAGCGAACGCGTTCATTAAAGAGAATCCCGAAAGCAACATAAACATGACTCTTGTGGGCAAAAAATGCAAAGAGTTCTTCTCGAAGAGGAAACTTTCTGTAAGAAATATTTACTCTGATTTTTTTAACACTTTGGGATATGAGCATGCAGTGAGGATTGCCAGAGAGGTTATTAAGAATTATTCGGAAGATGAGATAGAAAAAGTTGTGATGATATATAATGAATTTAAATCTGCTATGACGCAGAATGTTTTGGTGAAACAGATTCTTCCCATTGAACCGGCAGAGACAGGGAAAGCTGAAGACGGGATTGATTTCATATATGAGCCGTCGAGGGAAAAGATATTCGACCAGTTACTTCCCCGGTCAATTGAGGTTATCATCTATAATGCGCTCCTTGAATCTCTTGCTGCCGAACAAGCTGCAAGGATGGCTGCCATGGAAAATGCATCGCAAAACGCGGGCGATATGATATCGAGTCTTACTCTTAAATATAATAAGGCAAGACAGGCTGCCATAACTAAAGAACTCCTTGAGATTGTTGCCGGAGCTGAGGCACTTAAAGGATAAATATAAACATTTAATATATAAGGAAGAGGGATCAGGATATGACAGAAGCTAAAATGATTGGGAAAGTCGTTCAGGTCATTGGACCTGTTGTTGACGTAAGGTTTGAGGGAGGACATCTCCCGGAAATCTTTAACGCTCTCAGGGTCAACATGCCTTCCGAGTCCGGAGCAAAGCCTTCCATTATAGTAGAAGTGGCATCTCATCTCGGAGAAAATGTGGTACGTACGGTTGCCATGGAGCCGACAGAAGGACTTATGAGGGGAGCCGATGCAGAAGACCTTGGTGCTCCTATCAGCATTCCGGTCGGGAAAGAGACGCTTGGAAGAGTTATAAACGTGCTTGGTGAACCTGTTGACAAGCTTGGTGATGTTAAAGCCAAGAAGAAGTACCCTATTCACAGGGAACCCCCTGCATTTGACGAGCAGGATACGTCGATAAAAATGTTCGAGACAGGGCTTAAGGTTATTGACCTTCTTGAACCTTATTCAAGGGGTGGAAAGACAGGACTCTTCGGAGGTGCGGGAGTCGGTAAGACAGTTCTTATCATGGAACTTATAAGAAATATCGCAATGGAACATGGCGGTGTTTCAGTGTTCTCAGGAGTTGGCGAAAGGACGAGGGAAGGAAATGACCTTTGGCTTGAAATGAAAGAATCCGGCGTTATAGACAAAACTGCCTTAATATATGGACAGATGACTGAGCCTCCTGGAGCAAGGCTGAGGGTAGGTCTCACAGGACTCACAGTTGCAGAGTATTTCAGGGATGAGGAAGGACAGGACGTTCTCCTATTTATTGATAATATATTCCGTTTCACTCAGGCAGGCTCAGAAGTTTCTGCACTGTTAGGCAGGATGCCATCAGCGGTTGGTTATCAGCCTACACTTGCTACGGAGATGGGAGAACTGCAGGAAAGAATCACCTCGACCAAAAGAGGATCAATCACATCAGTACAGGCAATATATGTTCCTGCTGATGACCTTACTGACCCGGCACCTGCAACGACTTTTGCCCATCTTGACGCTACAACAGTTCTTTCAAGGCAGATTGCAGAACTCGGAATTTATCCGGCAGTTGATCCGCTTGACTCAACATCAAGGATTCTTGACCCGCGCATTATCGGGGAGGAGCATTACGCAGTTGCAAGAAGCGTCCAGGGAGTTCTCCAGAAATACAAAGAACTTCAGGATATTATAGCAATACTTGGTATGGATGAGCTCTCAGAAGAAGATAAACTTGCAGTATCAAGAGCTAGAAAAATACAAAAGTTTCTGTCACAGCCATTTTTCGTAGCTGAACAGTTTACCGGCATGCCAGGAAGGTATGTGAAGCTTGAAGATACAATCAGAGGTTTTAAGGAAGTTGTTGAAGGAAAGCACGACGAAATACCTGAGCAGGCATTTTATATGGTTGGTACAATAGAAGAAGCCCTGGAAAAAGCAGAAAAGATGAAAGAGTAATGTGATATGGCAGATACAATTTTTCTTGAAATAGTAACACCTGACAGGATGCTTGTAAGCGAAGAGGTAAAGGATATTTGCGCTCCGGGAATAGAGGGGGAATTTGGTGTTTTGCCTGAACACACGCCATTCCTTTCAATTTTAAAATCCGGCCTTATAAGCTTTAAGACCCCGCAAAATGAAGTAAAATATTTGAATGTTAGCTGGGGCTACGCTGAGGTAAGGAGCGATAGGGTTATCATTTTAGCTGAGGCTGCTGAACGACCTGAAGAGATTGATCTTGATCGTGCAATGTCAGCGAAAAAGCGCGCTGAAGACAGACTAAGTAAGGGTTCTGAGGATATTGATGTAGAGAGAGCTCAATTGGCTCTGGCTCGTGCACTTGCAAGAATAGATATTGCCTCAAAATATATAAAGTGATTCAAGCTTCTATTAATTAGTCTTTGCCGCTTTATTCGTGACAGCATCCACCCGGGGGACTTATAAATTTTTTACTGTCACCAAAATGTTGACCGTCTACATCTTTGTTTTTTATCTTGATAACTCGTACGTTCGGAGTAGTACTGCAATAACCCGCAGGATCAGTTTCAGTTACTGTATAAGTCTTTGGTTTTAAGTTTTTAAATTTATATTTACCTGAACTGTTGGTTGCCGTTACTAATCCCCCTGGTTCCAAAGTAACAGTAACTCCCTGGATACCTGGATCACTGCCATTCCTATTCCCATTACAGTTTTTATCATTAAATACTATACCTTCAATTTGAAAATCCTTATCCTTTGAGAATGAATGGTATGGTATGGCCATAAGAAAAAATAAACAAAATATTAACGAACAAACTACTTTTATTTTCACTTGTCTTCTCCTGCTAAGTTGTAATTCAGTCCATTGGTCCTTCTACAATCTCTCTTTATTTAGGATTCTAAAATTGTCAAGGACGCTCAAATACTGATTTAATATGATGAGTGTGGGCGTGTTAGAGGTAAAACAAATAAAAAAGCCCTCAAATTTAAATGAGGGCTTTTTTCAGGTAATGTAATTTGACTTATTAATACACTTCCTGTGGGCAACAACTGCTGTTTGGAGGGCTGACAAACTGATTGCTGTCTCCAAAATTCTGCAGCAGAATATCCTTACCTTTTACTTTTACGGTACGGATATTTGGTGAAGTACTGCAATAACCTGCTGGGTCAGTTTCTGTTATAGTATAAGTTCCGGGTAGAACACCTGTAAACATGTAGTGTCCTAAACTGTTTGTTGTTGTTGTAATCCCACTCGGGGTTAATGTTATAGTAACTCCGGGGATCCCTGAGTCTCCTGCATTTCGAACACCGTTGCAATTCGTGTCATTATATACAAATCCACCTATGATAAATGCAAAAGAGAAGGATGGTATAGCCAGGCAAAAAACAAAGAATAACTTCAATATTAAAGCATTTTTTATCTTCATTTAATATCTCCCCTTAAAAACATAAAATTATATATCTTTACTTATTCCTTTTCACTTGCAACTCATAGATAAAATGAATGCTTTTAGCTATTCCCATAATTGCTATAAAATTAAACATAAAGTTATTTTTAATAATTAGATTTGTCAAGAATCTTCAAATCTATATAGATATATTTTCAAATTATTATTCAAAAAAAAGACTGACATAAAATTTATGTCAGTCTTTTTTTTATTGAATTATATAAAACATATTTATTTCTAAGGGCAGCAACCACCTGGAGGACTTACGAAT
The sequence above is drawn from the Candidatus Schekmanbacteria bacterium genome and encodes:
- a CDS encoding ATP synthase F0 subunit B; the encoded protein is MSSLSGRRNLAAVIAFAVFLCFSFSIAYAAEEGEHAGIDISKEVFKWINFLILAGALFFILKKTVKEFFEMRIENIKKSLDESRKAEEEASVKLKDAERKLSALSSEIEQIKRNTAKLIEDEKNRIIKESGDKAQRIIAQNEKNIRYEYENSLKELKSEMVKNAAKMAEAILTEKVSTEERKRVFNKYLSMLGGIN
- the atpH gene encoding ATP synthase F1 subunit delta; translation: MIKTATARKFARSLIEVIEKEADLETIYSELVALSDLLLGSSEALNFFSNPGVPAERKEFAMTEITGKMGCSAVTKSFMFVLLKKRCIGLLKEITVQFLLSIDDVKNRVRGSVTVAEPLDSGEYALLQKKLSEITRKEVVVSVDVDPSIIGGVITKIGSLVIDGSIKNQIKLVQEKLLN
- a CDS encoding F0F1 ATP synthase subunit alpha; amino-acid sequence: MQIRPAEISEIIKKQISGYESSLEVNEVGSVMMVGDGIARIYGLEKVMYGELLEFPHGVFGMALNLEEDNVGAVIFGAGEHIKEGDTVKRTKRIIEVPVGESLIGRVVNALGQPIDGKGPIDSKEFSPLERIAPGVVDRQPVKEPLQTGIKAIDSMIPIGRGQRELIIGDRQTGKTAVALDTIINQKGKNVICIYVATGQKKSTIAQVVKTLEEYGAMEFTIIVVASASEPAPMQYISPYAGCAMGEYFRDKGGHALVIYDDLSKQAAAYRQLSLLLRRPPGREAYPGDVFYLHSRLLERAAKLNNSLGGGSLTALPIIETQAGDVSAYIPTNVISITDGQIYLETDLFYSGIRPAINVGLSVSRVGGSAQTKAMKQVAGRLRLDLAQYREMAAFAQFGSELDKATQAQLAKGGRMVELLKQGQYVPVSVGKQIIVLFSGINAFLDDIPIEECKRFESEMLQFIDGNHPGIIEEIETKKEITKETDEKLRGIIKEFKDSFVQTVRK
- the atpG gene encoding ATP synthase F1 subunit gamma, which translates into the protein MPSLRDIKRRIVSVKKTEQITKAMKMVSAAKFRRAQERIIAARPYGRSIEKVLQSLVMRAGGEDVHPLLRRGEPGTIELIVITGDKGLCGGFNNNVIKAANAFIKENPESNINMTLVGKKCKEFFSKRKLSVRNIYSDFFNTLGYEHAVRIAREVIKNYSEDEIEKVVMIYNEFKSAMTQNVLVKQILPIEPAETGKAEDGIDFIYEPSREKIFDQLLPRSIEVIIYNALLESLAAEQAARMAAMENASQNAGDMISSLTLKYNKARQAAITKELLEIVAGAEALKG
- the atpD gene encoding F0F1 ATP synthase subunit beta, giving the protein MTEAKMIGKVVQVIGPVVDVRFEGGHLPEIFNALRVNMPSESGAKPSIIVEVASHLGENVVRTVAMEPTEGLMRGADAEDLGAPISIPVGKETLGRVINVLGEPVDKLGDVKAKKKYPIHREPPAFDEQDTSIKMFETGLKVIDLLEPYSRGGKTGLFGGAGVGKTVLIMELIRNIAMEHGGVSVFSGVGERTREGNDLWLEMKESGVIDKTALIYGQMTEPPGARLRVGLTGLTVAEYFRDEEGQDVLLFIDNIFRFTQAGSEVSALLGRMPSAVGYQPTLATEMGELQERITSTKRGSITSVQAIYVPADDLTDPAPATTFAHLDATTVLSRQIAELGIYPAVDPLDSTSRILDPRIIGEEHYAVARSVQGVLQKYKELQDIIAILGMDELSEEDKLAVSRARKIQKFLSQPFFVAEQFTGMPGRYVKLEDTIRGFKEVVEGKHDEIPEQAFYMVGTIEEALEKAEKMKE
- a CDS encoding F0F1 ATP synthase subunit epsilon translates to MADTIFLEIVTPDRMLVSEEVKDICAPGIEGEFGVLPEHTPFLSILKSGLISFKTPQNEVKYLNVSWGYAEVRSDRVIILAEAAERPEEIDLDRAMSAKKRAEDRLSKGSEDIDVERAQLALARALARIDIASKYIK
- a CDS encoding carboxypeptidase regulatory-like domain-containing protein gives rise to the protein MKIKNALILKLFFVFCLAIPSFSFAFIIGGFVYNDTNCNGVRNAGDSGIPGVTITLTPSGITTTTNSLGHYMFTGVLPGTYTITETDPAGYCSTSPNIRTVKVKGKDILLQNFGDSNQFVSPPNSSCCPQEVY